One Chloroflexaceae bacterium DNA window includes the following coding sequences:
- a CDS encoding universal stress protein, with translation MFRTILAPLDGSKIAEQALPTAARIARTSGASLHLVHVHADDARDPIFVNGLPVIDEHLHSLAAEHERVYLERVAATIASDDLEPMAVRLSGPVVRTLLRYARDVNADLIVLTTHGRSGFDRLWLGSVAESLARQAHAPLLLLRPSSRGNGSALRFGQVLVPLDGSPLAEEVIAPAAALAAIDHGALTLLRIVDTLPQPISLPLPERYRPDEATLAREEAAASTYLQDVAARLAPPGTRTIVSHAEQPARAIIETAHQLAVDLVALTTHGRSAVRSVAISSVADKVLRGIDRPLLVLRPGQQHAD, from the coding sequence ATGTTCCGCACCATCCTGGCGCCGCTCGACGGGTCGAAGATCGCCGAGCAGGCGCTGCCGACCGCAGCGCGTATTGCCCGGACCAGCGGCGCGAGCCTGCACCTGGTGCACGTCCACGCTGATGACGCCCGCGACCCGATCTTCGTCAACGGGCTGCCGGTGATTGACGAGCACCTCCACTCCCTTGCCGCCGAGCACGAACGGGTCTACCTGGAACGGGTCGCCGCAACTATCGCCAGCGACGACCTGGAACCGATGGCGGTGCGCCTCTCCGGGCCGGTGGTGCGCACCCTGCTGCGCTACGCTCGCGACGTCAACGCCGACCTGATTGTGCTTACCACCCATGGCCGCAGCGGGTTTGACCGGCTCTGGCTGGGGAGCGTGGCCGAGTCGCTGGCCCGGCAGGCTCATGCGCCTCTCCTTCTGCTGCGCCCTTCGAGCCGTGGCAACGGGTCCGCATTGCGCTTCGGGCAGGTGCTTGTGCCCCTCGACGGCTCGCCGCTGGCCGAGGAGGTCATCGCGCCCGCCGCCGCGCTCGCCGCGATTGACCACGGCGCGCTGACCCTGCTGCGGATCGTTGACACCCTTCCCCAACCGATCAGCCTGCCCCTGCCGGAACGCTACCGGCCCGATGAAGCGACCCTGGCCCGCGAGGAGGCCGCCGCCTCAACGTACCTTCAGGACGTCGCCGCGCGCCTGGCGCCCCCCGGTACGCGCACCATCGTGTCGCACGCCGAACAACCCGCTCGCGCGATCATCGAGACCGCGCACCAGCTTGCGGTTGACCTGGTAGCCCTGACCACCCACGGGCGCAGCGCGGTGCGGAGCGTGGCGATCAGCAGCGTCGCCGATAAGGTGTTGCGCGGCATTGATCGGCCCCTGCTGGTGCTGCGCCCTGGCCAGCAGCACGCAGACTAG
- a CDS encoding RidA family protein: MQRTVISTERAPAAIGPYSQAIVAGNLIFLSGQLPINSSTGELIDGDIAAMTRQIFRNIETVLAAAGSTLSKVVKVTVFMTDLNDFQEMNAAYSEFFPHDPPARSTVQVARLPRDARIEIEVIALV, encoded by the coding sequence ATGCAGCGGACCGTAATTAGCACCGAGCGCGCCCCGGCCGCCATCGGCCCCTACTCGCAGGCCATTGTAGCGGGCAACCTGATTTTTCTGTCGGGACAATTACCGATCAATAGCTCTACGGGGGAATTGATCGATGGCGATATTGCTGCGATGACGCGCCAGATCTTTCGCAATATCGAAACGGTCCTCGCCGCTGCCGGCAGCACCCTGAGCAAGGTAGTCAAGGTGACGGTGTTCATGACTGATTTGAACGATTTCCAGGAAATGAACGCGGCCTACAGCGAGTTCTTTCCGCACGATCCGCCCGCGCGCTCGACGGTGCAGGTCGCGCGTCTGCCCCGTGACGCGCGGATTGAGATTGAGGTCATCGCGCTGGTGTAA
- the eno gene encoding phosphopyruvate hydratase has product MSTLIEEIVAREVLDSRGNPTVEVDVHLESGDIGRAIVPSGASTGVHEALELRDGDKARFGGKGVLKAVKAVKEDIAEALIGMDATDQIAIDRELIALDGTPNKSKLGANAILGVSMAVAKAAASALGLPLYRYLGGVHAHVLPVPMLNIMNGGQHAANSTDFQEFMVMPVGAESFHEAIRWGSEIYHSLKKVLHDRGLSTTVGDEGGFAPSLPSNEAPLQLIAEAVEKAGYRLGEQVMLAMDPACSEIYEDGKYHLKRDNRVLSSEEMVEYWVDIANRYPLISLEDGLHEDDWAGWKLLRQKLGHKVQLVGDDFLVTNVARLRRAIEEDACNSILIKLNQIGSVTETLDAISMAQRNGWTAVVSHRSGESEDVTIADLVVATNAGQIKTGAPARTDRVAKYNQLLRIEEELGAAAQFAGMNAFRVKR; this is encoded by the coding sequence ATGTCCACGCTGATCGAGGAGATCGTCGCCCGCGAGGTTCTGGACTCGCGCGGGAATCCAACGGTAGAGGTGGACGTCCACCTGGAAAGCGGCGACATCGGACGGGCGATCGTGCCCAGCGGCGCATCCACCGGCGTTCACGAGGCGCTGGAACTTCGTGATGGCGACAAGGCCCGCTTTGGCGGCAAGGGCGTGCTGAAAGCCGTCAAGGCGGTCAAGGAAGATATTGCCGAAGCGTTGATCGGCATGGACGCCACCGACCAGATCGCTATTGACCGCGAGTTGATCGCGCTCGACGGAACGCCTAATAAGAGCAAGCTTGGCGCGAACGCCATCCTCGGCGTCTCCATGGCGGTGGCGAAGGCCGCGGCAAGCGCCCTGGGGCTGCCCCTCTACCGCTACCTCGGCGGTGTCCACGCCCATGTGTTGCCTGTGCCAATGCTCAACATTATGAACGGCGGCCAGCACGCCGCGAACTCCACGGACTTCCAGGAGTTCATGGTGATGCCCGTGGGGGCGGAGTCGTTCCACGAGGCCATTCGCTGGGGCTCGGAGATCTACCACAGCCTGAAGAAGGTGCTGCACGACCGCGGGTTAAGCACCACCGTGGGCGACGAAGGCGGTTTTGCCCCCAGCCTGCCCTCGAATGAGGCGCCGCTACAGTTGATCGCCGAAGCGGTCGAGAAGGCCGGCTATCGTCTCGGCGAGCAGGTGATGCTGGCAATGGACCCGGCCTGCAGCGAGATCTATGAGGACGGCAAGTATCACCTCAAGCGCGACAACCGGGTGCTGTCCTCTGAGGAGATGGTGGAGTACTGGGTTGACATCGCCAACCGCTATCCGCTGATCTCGCTTGAAGACGGTCTCCACGAAGACGACTGGGCAGGCTGGAAGCTGCTGCGCCAGAAGCTGGGCCATAAGGTGCAACTGGTCGGCGATGATTTCCTCGTCACCAACGTGGCGCGGTTGCGGCGGGCAATCGAGGAGGACGCCTGCAACTCCATCCTTATCAAGCTGAATCAGATCGGCAGCGTTACTGAGACCCTCGACGCGATCAGCATGGCCCAGCGCAACGGCTGGACCGCGGTGGTCTCCCATCGTTCAGGCGAAAGCGAAGATGTGACCATCGCCGACCTGGTGGTGGCGACCAACGCCGGGCAGATCAAGACCGGCGCCCCCGCCCGCACTGATCGCGTCGCGAAGTACAACCAGTTGCTGCGCATCGAGGAGGAACTCGGCGCCGCCGCGCAGTTCGCGGGGATGAACGCCTTCCGCGTGAAGCGCTAG
- a CDS encoding flippase — protein MSLLWLIGGLLGLLALTGAGLWAWRWFYRDTPANTARRVFKNSAVTLAMRMVVRALDMVIFFILAGSFDVATFGDYLFAILLVGQYLTIFTEFGLGVLLTREVARDPASARRLFGATLVLRLVLIGAIALPVALLVIGGYAVLGQPISVAGQQTMFILLLTLIPSAFSGAVTALYNASERMEVPALMEVVTATLNFLARLGVMILGLGILGLAWAAVAVTAITALIFAALQCRDFFPPRVEWDLASMRWLALTALPLMLNNMLSAVFFRFDVFVVRAFGGPAAERLVGQYNMPYTLLNIAMIIPPAVTFAVFPLLSRRAGGDRAGLAAAQNRTLQVLLLLAFPLAMGLSVLSHDLIQLFTRRQFPDYQPSITVLAILAWFLPLSFVNGLIQYVLIAVNRQAAITRAFVIGAAFNLLANLTTMPLAAYGLGQPVWGLYAAAVITILSEVVLYLVFLPLLRSEALVPPLLALAWRPLLAALAMGVVMLSVIAALPEHAGAVVPGWPGSLAAALLAPLAYGVALWAVGGIGAAERDLARRIFSRGDA, from the coding sequence GTGAGCCTCCTCTGGCTAATCGGCGGGCTGCTTGGCCTGCTGGCGCTTACCGGCGCCGGCCTGTGGGCCTGGCGATGGTTCTATCGCGACACCCCCGCAAACACCGCTCGCCGCGTCTTCAAAAACAGCGCCGTCACTCTTGCGATGCGCATGGTGGTCAGAGCGCTGGACATGGTGATCTTCTTTATCCTGGCCGGGAGCTTTGATGTCGCGACGTTTGGCGACTATCTATTCGCCATTCTGCTGGTTGGCCAGTATCTGACCATTTTTACCGAATTTGGCCTGGGAGTGCTGCTCACCCGCGAGGTCGCCCGCGATCCCGCTTCGGCGCGGCGGCTCTTCGGCGCTACCCTGGTGTTGCGCCTGGTGCTGATCGGTGCCATCGCGCTGCCGGTCGCCCTGCTGGTGATTGGCGGCTATGCGGTGCTCGGGCAGCCGATCTCGGTGGCGGGCCAGCAGACGATGTTTATCTTGCTGCTAACCCTGATCCCGAGCGCCTTCTCCGGGGCGGTGACCGCGCTATACAATGCCAGTGAGCGCATGGAGGTGCCGGCGCTGATGGAGGTGGTTACTGCGACGCTCAACTTCCTGGCCCGCCTGGGGGTAATGATCCTGGGCCTGGGCATTCTGGGGCTGGCCTGGGCCGCGGTGGCGGTCACCGCCATTACCGCGCTCATCTTCGCCGCGTTGCAATGCCGCGATTTCTTCCCGCCACGTGTTGAATGGGACCTGGCGAGCATGCGCTGGCTGGCGCTTACGGCGCTTCCCCTGATGCTCAACAACATGCTCAGCGCGGTGTTCTTCCGGTTCGATGTCTTTGTCGTGCGCGCCTTCGGCGGCCCGGCTGCCGAGCGGCTGGTAGGGCAGTACAATATGCCCTATACGCTCCTCAACATCGCCATGATCATCCCCCCGGCAGTGACCTTCGCCGTGTTTCCGCTGCTGTCGCGGCGGGCGGGCGGCGATCGGGCCGGCCTGGCCGCGGCGCAGAACCGCACGCTCCAGGTGTTGCTGCTGCTGGCCTTTCCGCTGGCGATGGGCCTGTCGGTGCTGTCCCACGACCTGATTCAGCTCTTTACGCGGCGGCAGTTCCCCGATTATCAGCCTTCGATCACGGTGCTGGCCATTCTCGCCTGGTTCCTGCCATTGTCCTTTGTCAACGGCCTGATCCAGTACGTGCTCATTGCCGTGAACCGGCAGGCGGCAATTACTCGCGCCTTTGTGATCGGCGCCGCCTTTAATCTCCTGGCCAATCTGACGACCATGCCCCTTGCCGCCTACGGTCTTGGCCAGCCGGTCTGGGGCCTATACGCTGCGGCGGTCATCACCATCCTCTCGGAGGTGGTGCTGTACCTGGTGTTCCTCCCGCTACTGCGGAGCGAAGCGCTGGTTCCGCCCTTGCTGGCGCTTGCCTGGCGCCCGCTACTGGCGGCGCTGGCGATGGGCGTCGTAATGCTGAGCGTGATCGCGGCGCTCCCTGAGCACGCCGGGGCCGTCGTCCCTGGATGGCCGGGCAGTCTCGCAGCGGCGCTGCTGGCGCCGCTGGCCTACGGCGTCGCGCTATGGGCCGTGGGCGGCATTGGGGCCGCCGAACGTGATCTGGCGCGGCGGATTTTCAGCAGAGGCGATGCGTGA